tttggctgttctaGGACTCACTAcgtatactaggctggccttgaactcacagagatcagcctgcctctgcctcttgagtgctgggattaaagagatgcaccactatgcccggctgctttttaaactttttaaagatttatttattatttttaattatatgtaggtGTGTGAGCCTATATGTGGGCATGTACATGTGAGGTggcagtggaggccagaggtgttggatcctctgaatTTGGAGTTATATAtgattgtgagctgtctgacacaGTGCTTGGACTACAACTCaaatcttctagaagagcagcaagtgcctgCCTGCAGGCCCGCCTCCAGgcctcttgggtttttttgtttgtttggttggtttttccttttttccaccttgctattttgaggcaggatctctcattggcctagaaaTTAGCACCTAGGCTAGGGTAGGTGGGCAGGGAGTTCCAATGATCCACTTGCTCTCCTTCCACTCCCCAGCATCGGGATTACAGCTCATCACCACATCCAGATTTTTCacatgggtcctcatgcttgcgtgGTAAGCACTatatcaactgagctatctctcagcctcaagaaaaaaaaattaaaagttttctaGAGCATGCTTGCACATGACTATtatccagcactggggaagcagagattgAAGAATTATATACTGGGCTATATTGTGAGAAGTCtcagaacaacaaaaagattatatataacgagtaaaaataaaaggagctgggaagatggtgtAAGAATTAAGCAAACAGGGacatctcataaaaatactgaggagcaaggaatgtccattaagcctaaagacagagagcttcaaaagggtttactgaacaaacatccatccccaagagatgccctaacTGCAAGCAGTAATGCCctgttccaggaaacgtccccaggaGGGGGTAgatctccctccacccctcctacTGCAACAAGTATCTTCTCACCTGGGGGACAAAGGTCAATAGAAAcgaagaacaatgggaaagataaccaaCTCACACTGTAAAACTATGTTCTGAAAGgatataaagagtgtgtgctttcgTTCCCCGGGGTCGCCTTTGCCTAAATGCGGGACGACCCCAGTATgctggattattaaaaacctttTGCTTATTGCATCGATCTCCGTCTGTGTCTTCGTGAGTGGGACATCCACCTGGAATCTAACAATGGCTCACTGTAtacagcacaggctgctcttccagagggtctgagtttgattcccagcactcacatgacagctcacaactctccagtttcaggggattccaacattctcttctggctttcatgggcaccaggtatgcacgtggcacacagacagacatataagcaaaacaccatacacctaaaaataaatttaaaataaacgaGAGCTGTGGAAGAAAGGCAAAAATCATAGGAGAAATGATTTTTGGAAATGTTAAGATGTTAGTATGTGGGGAGAGGGTCTAAAGTCTTCAAGCATACGAAGAAGTGTACAAAAAAGTTAAGGTTGATCTTCAATAATAGAAGTTGTAGTTGCCTTACACTTTCTCTCATATCCTGTACCTCGTGAAACTCAAGAGCATCTAATAGATGCTCTCCTGGTTTAACGACTCCCACACTAACCTGGTATGTTCCATTCATCACTGAATTATTCCTTCATCGACTGTGAAGACAGGGATTGCTCTTTCGCCATTGCATAGCGTAGATAGTACTAGGTTGTCGGCCTTTACCTCAGACTCTGAAGATAGCCCTTGCAGTGGGCAAACTACTTTGTTTCCTACTTATTACCTTTCATTGAATCATTTGTGATGGTTAGACAATGCAGAATAGGAAAAACCCTAGAGGAGAGGTCAGAGAAAGTTAAGATCCTGCTGTGGAGAACGAGTTTCAGCGAGTTCCGTCCAACCCCTGGGTCCTGCTTCAAGTACAGCACAGACGTGTCCTAAGAGGGAAGGCCTCCCGGCTAATGTGAGACCTGATCTGAAGCTCTCCACACGGAGGACTCGCTCGAGCCTCGCACTTTCTGCTCCCCCAGATTCCCTCAACCAACCGAGTGAGGCCAACTATCTGGCATTAGGCAGTACATTGGACTAGCCACTGGACTACGACTCCCAAGAGGCACTGCGACTGATTGATAGATCCAACAGCCAATAAAAGATTACCGATGTCCCGGAGACCCAGTCTTGTAGAAGAGAGGCGGGCCTTCCCGTGGGTAGAGCTTGGAGCGGCCGGGCTCCGGCCCCGCCCCTAAATTGTGCTCTTGGGTTCCCGGTGTCCAGTCTCTGGAAAGGTGGGTCACCTGCAGGCGGGCGCTGACTTCTAAGCTGCCTCAGAACGTAGTGTCGCAGGTGGCTGCTGGGGCTGACACCCAACACTGCGATGGAGCTGCGTGTCCCCTTGCCGCAGTCTCACCAGGCCGAGCTGGCTGGGCCGCGGAGCCGCACTCCCTACCCCTAACCACGCTGTGGCCGCGCTGTGGCCTTGGCTCAGAGGTACTGGATCAGGTCGGTGTCTGCCAGATGCCGAAGAGTTGGTGCAAGCTACCTGCAAGATAGCCTAAACTTTCCCTAGGGATCCCTCTACCAGCCCGTTAGAGCGTGTTGTGAATTTCGCCAGATACCAGAATAAAATACTCCCTCCCTTCTGGGATATTATGACTTTTCTCCTTAAACGTTGACGAAAAGACTGGGAACTATCTTGATTTGAGTCTGGGATAAAGACTAGCAAATGAGAAAGCTATGTCTTTGCGGTCCTTCTCTAACACTTCCAGAGGAGCTTCGTTCCTAACATTTTTCTAGCCATCAGATTTCTCCAGAGCAATGACCCAGAAGACGTAATCAGTTCACGATTAGAGTGACATTGTTCCCAGAGCCCCCAAAATGGCAGCTAAAATGGAGATAACTTTGAGAACCCACACTGAGAATTCTGACAAGCAAGACAGACACATAATAATGAAGCTGGAAGAAAAACGTGGCCCCCCTCAGCAAAAAGCCTATCCTGATCCCGAGCTTTCCCGCCAGAGCTTCAGACGCTTTTGCTATCAGGAGGTGTCGGGGCCCCAGGAAGCGCTCTCCTGCCTTCAGCAGCTCTGCAAGCAGTGGCTGCAGCCTGAACTACACACTAAAGAGCAGATTTTGGAGCTCCTAGTGATGGAGCAGTTTCTGGTCATCCTACCTCCAGAGATCCAGGCACAGGTCTGGCATCAGTATCCAAAGAGCAGCAGGGAGATTGTGACTCTGGTGGAAGATCTGCACAGAGCATCCAAAAAACCAAAGCAGTGGGTAAGGAGGTCCtttttctgtgggttctaggTAATGTCTTTGTTGTCTTTTGGGGTAGTGTTTTGTCTCATGATCCCTAGTTAGAGATTCTATAGGAATGGATGGCTTCAAAAGGGGCTTCCAGTCTGGAGGAATGCCCCTTATCCCCACTCCACAACATAACAGGATTTCAGGTAACCAAGCCACTGGCAcccagtgaggaagcagaggactAAGCTATTCCTTCATAGACCCCAGTAACCTTATGAGAGTAGTTTTAAGGAATCTCTACTGTCAGATCTTCCCTGACCCACATCTTGAAACTTTGCTACAATCAGAATTCTTAGCCAACAGGTCTAGGGTGCTCCCTAGGAAACTAATCTTTGTGAAGCTCTGTGAACTTTGTTCCAGTGAAGTTTCTACAATATTGCCTTTGAATGGGAAAGTCTTAGCTCAGTTCTCGGGTGTTGCTGTCTGTCCAGGCATCTtgccccactccctcccccaagTGAAAGCCCAGCTGGAGTCACCAAGGGGAGTGAGTAACTGGTGGGACAGCCTTGTTGGATCTGAGTATCCTGACTCTCTCTGACAGGAAAACTTACCAAGTTGGAATGGTTTCCAGTGGCCCCTTACCATACTGGCTCCATTCTCACAGGGCCTGTCTCTAGCAGAAGCAGAGAGCGGTTGGAGATCCAGGGAGCACTTGTTCATGATGATTTTGGTATTTTTGCCAGTTCTCTTTTGATGATCTTGGCCCAAGTTGTGGGCACTACCTGGGAAGGTTGGCAGACGGTGAGGCAACCTCATTCTTTTTGCTCTGCATACGGAAGTCTCTAGGTCATTACCAGGTCTTCCCAGGGTAAAGGGGTCACTCTATAGCAGTGAGTGTCAGTAGCTCTCAGGCCGTCAAGGAATGGAGAATTAATGCATAGCCCTTTTCCTAGGTGACCGTCTGTATGCAAGGGCCATCAAGGAATGGAGAATTAATGCATAGCCCTTTTCCTAGGTGACCGTCTGTATGCAAGGGCAAAAGGTGCTCTTGGAGAAAACAGGAGCTCAGCTTGTAGAACAAGAACTTCGAGACTTCCAACCCCAAGCTCCTAGAAGAGATATTCAGGAGAACTCTCTGGAAGAGCCTTCCTGGGGAGGATCTCATGAGCAGCTGAGTCCCCACCATTGGGAGAAGTCTCTCCTCCAGGAACCAGTCCTCAGATTGACTGAGACAGGTAACCAATCTGGATCCTTGGCTCTATCACCAGCCCTTTTCCATCACAGCCTCTCATGGTTCTGCAAATGCAGTTGTGTTGCATATACTCCCTTTAAAATTGATTACTTTGTATGTGTGGAGGGTACCACAGTacacttgtggaggtcaaaggacaactttatggacaacatttctttccttctatctttaTTTGGGTTGTAGAGATCAGACTCTAGTCTCTGGGCTTGAGTAGCCAGAGCCTTTACTTACTAATCCATTTTCCTGGACTTATAAAATTACATATggtaactgacttttttttttgagacaatgtctcactgtgcagctcagttggtctggaattcattatgtagactaggctggccttgaattcacagagatctacctgcctctgcttcccaagtgctaggattaaaggcctgaatTACCATATccagcctgtttgtttgtttgttgaagaaTTATTGGATTCGTTTGAAAAGTGACTGTACTATCATGATGGTCCTGTCTATAAAGTGGAGGGTGCTTGTCCATATCCTTGACATCACTTCCTCCCATCTGTTTTATCATGATGTAATATCCCTtgaggttttgattttcatttccctaatgagTTGTGTTTGGcattatttcatgtgtttattaaattatatatcctggtcagtgagatggctctgtgggtaaaggcacttgccaccaagcttggaaACTGACTTCAATCTCTGGGgtccacatgatagaaggagggAATCACATCTGtaagggttgtcctctgaccttcaaacacacacaatcatacagaCAACCATccctaatacatacatacatacatacacacacacacacacacacacacacaatcatacagaCAACCATccctaatacatacatacatacatacacacacacacacacacacaatcacacagacaaccatccctaacacacacacacaatcatataaACAACCAcctcacaacacacatacaatcatacaAACAACtatccctaacacacacacaagcacagacccacacacacagacccacacacaaacacagacccacacacacagacacacacacatagacacacacacacaatcatataaACAACCACCTCACAATACACATACAATCATACAAACAACtatccctaacacacacacaaacacagactcacacacacagacccacacacaaacacagacccacacacacagacccacacacaaacacagacccacacacacagacacacacacatagacacacacacagacacacacacagacacacacacatagacacacacatacagacatacacagacacacagacacacacacacagacacacacacacagacacacatagacagacacacacagacacacacagacacatacagacacacacacatagtacatataATAAGACATTATGAAAAGGCAACCTGATACCTTGTCTTTGGTTGTCAGGTTTAATGTATCCTAGGCTACTACATACTACAGAGCTGAGGGTGAacttgaactcctgctcctccaGCCTTCAACTCCTAGATCCTGTGACAAGAGGCCTTTGCCATCACTCCCAGCTTACAGAAAAATTCTAGTCCTATACTTAGCCTGTTTTTAACTTGGgagatttgtatttttattgttgaggTTTAAGAGTTTTAAAAGTGACCTGGATCCTAGACCTCACAGATGAtaattcatgttttctctcactctgtgactttttagttttttgatgATATTCCATGAAGCACaacttttttttatgttttgttttttgtttgtttgtttgtttgtttttcaaggcagggtttctctgtgtagccctggctgtcctggacctcactctgtagaccaggctggcctctaactcagaaacccacctgcctctgcctcccaagtgctgggattaaaggcttgtgccaccactgctcgtttttttttatgtttttaaaacatttgtactacatttatattttccgtgtatctgtatgtatgggAATGCACATTACATGTGCAGAAGTCAGAGAtacagttctctctttccactctgtGGGTCTCGGGGTTCAAatcatgtcatcaggcttggccaGGGGTTGCCTTTACCCTcggagccatctcagcagcccaggGTTTGCATATTGATAGTCTCTGAGTTTTTTCCTTCACATCGGCTCTTGGAGTCCTAGCTAAAATCCCATTGCCCAATCAAATGATTCAGAGTCACAGTTACGTTCTCTATGGGTTGCTTAGTTCTGCCAGTCATCTGGAGTTAGTCTTTTTTATATGTGATAATTTTGTGTGTGCTACTGAGGTTACTATAACAAAAGCCCCTTAGGCTGGGCAACAGATTTATTGTTAACTGTTTCAAAGTCAGCTGGGAattggcttagtgggtaagagtatTTGCTGAGTTCACATCCCTACAAGTCACACACACAGGCCCGATTGTGTGCTTCTGTAATGCCAGTGCTGGCGGTGGGGGCAGGGGCAAGACACAGAAGGGTTTAGCTCAgtcagtgaaagatcctgtctcagcagAATAAAGCAGAGTGACACGACATTTGACATTTATTTCTGGCCTCCTGTGCTTTAGAGAGGTACACACTAACAAAAAGAAGTCCAAAGTTGGTACCACCAGGTGCAGTGTCTGGACCACATGGTAGCACCTGCCATGTGTCCCATGtggctgaaaagaaaaacagcaagactgtaatgttcatttaagaaaatactagtagtgatgtattatttttaagtatacagctaatatgtttggagttattttaaaatttatattgagagaaatgtattttcactattgctgtagatgagcatctacataagactgttaaattgattattgttttatatcaaacttttataatacttatttttattgttataatattttataaattttaaggaatatgacaaaaaagatattataggtattgaaggggggtctatgggaggagcagtggtacaaaagggaaacaagaatgtgattcagttctatttaattaaaatgtttttaaatgttaacaaattcagataaattgaaatcatgtaacttttctcatcataatgcaataaaagtttaaaaaaaaaagaaaaacagcaaatggGGAAAAGATGAGGCTTTTCATCTTTTTGACAGGCACTAATTCCATTCATGAGGGCTCCATCTTTATGACCCagtcacccccccaccccaccccatactTCTACACTGGGGATGGACAACACAGATGTTCAGTCAAAATGGGATTCTTTAAGATTTCTTGAAGCTCATGAAAATCCAGTGATTCCAGGGCCACTTGCCAGAAAATGATTCCTTTCCCATTTGAATTGTTCTTAAGATCCTTGATGAAGACAGATGTGAATGAATGCCTgggatctcagcacttgggaggtggaggcagtgtagtgagtttgagaccagcctgggctatgtgagccCGTCTCAGAAAGTGAACAGAGAAAAACCTTGATGAAATACTTGGCGATAATTGTCTGAGCTCCTCATtacatgtaaaattaattaaaatccaAAATTCAGCTCCCCAGCCACATTAGGCATTTCAAATGCCCAGCAGTCACATCTGTCTCTGGATGCCATGGTGAGTGTGTATTGAGCACATGAGAACAAACTTTTCCTGATTCTCCATTTCCCTGGCCTAGTCAAGCTCAGATCCATCTTGATCCTCAGTTCTGTCAGAAGGTGGATAGTTTCTTTAACTAGGATACACATCTAATCTGTATTCCATTTTCTAAGTACTTAGGCTATCAACAGTGTAATGAGAAAAACAACATAGTACTTGGATTTATCATCTCTGACAGAAGGAAGGTGTCAGTCTTTGTCCATGTAAGAAAGAGATACTTATTCAAAGTGCAGTGGTATGTGTCTATGGTCCCAGCTACTTGGAGGATCACTTAGGCTCTAGAGTTTGAAGTCAACCTAGGTGATATGATTGACCCTGTCAATAAATAATAACCCTTCAATTGTTATCCTTCTTCATTGTTGGTACttagttctgattttttttttctattctgtttttctattccttttctttNNNNNNNNNNtaaaggcatgcgccaccaccgcccggtcccTATTCCTTTTCTTAAAGATTGGAAGGACAAAAGGAGAATTTGGTTCCTAGCTTTACTATAAATTAGGGACCCTCCAGGAACTAGTTATCTGTGCAGATTCCCAGGCCTAAGCCTCAGAGGTTCTTGCTCATCAATGTCAAAGGTGGGTCCAGAGGAGGCTAATGCACATACAACACAAGCAGAAAGTGCCTACACTCTGACAAACCTCACAACATAGTTAAACTTCTTTTCCTGGAGTTCTTTCTTCTAAGTacagaaaacaaagcatattATTTCTAATTACAGAGTCCTCCAGAATGAGAGGTGACAAGGAAAACCCGCAACAGGAGAGAGCAAGACATGGAAGACCTAAAGGGGGTACCCTGCACAGCCCTCAGCCAGGAGGGGTGACTGCAAGTGATGCCCGATTGTTGCAATGGCAGGTCAGAGCCCCACAATCTCCCAAGTCACTTGCCCACTACCAGAGACATTGCAGAGAGCTGGAACATATTAGCAGCCCCCTCCGAGGCCACCCGCTGAGAGAGTTAAAGAAAAGCAGGGGAGGCCGAAGAAGCCTGAGCAGCCTTCTGCAGCATCTTGGTCACCAGGCAGCCCACCTAGCCAAGAAACCTTACAGCTGTGACGACTGCGAGAAAAGCTTCCTGTGGAATTCAGAGCTAAAGCGACACAGGAGAGTGCACACCGGGGAGAGACCCTACATCTGTGGGGAGTGTGGAAACTGCTTTGGGAGGCAGTCAACTCTGAAACTGCACCAGAGAATCCACACTGGGGAGAAACCATACCAATGTGGCCACTGTGGCAAATGCTTTCGCCAAAGCTCCAACCTCCACCAGCACCACAGGCTCCACCACGGGAACTGAAGTGCTGCTGTGTGCTGTAGAGTCTTAGGGAAAGGCTACCAACGGAGCAAGTGGCCCTTGGGAAGGGATGGGTGAATAATCAACTGGTTAGGAGCTCACAAGCAGGCTGATGGGGCCTGACTGTAAGGATAGCTGATCTGGGTGCAGTCTCGGCAGAGTGGGACTAGTTATTGAGCAATAGTCAGGATGAGCTGCAAGTAGCTTTAATTAATCAGTCCTTGTCTTGTGAAATAGTTGTTTTTTATGTGCACACTTGAGCATTGACAAGAAACCATTCACCAGAGTCCTCTAACGTTTTTTGTGGTAGTGCTAGTGGTGGTGGGTtttagttacttatttatttttaagaccagtttttctacatagccctggcggtgctagaactcactctgtcgaccatgctggcctggaactcagaaatccacctgcctctgcctcccatgtgctggtaAAAAGGTATGCGACCCCACACCCTGCTGTAACAAACTTAACAAAAGACAAATtgtgccggacagtggtggcgcatgcctttaatcccagcacttgggaggcagaggcaggcggatttctgNNNNNNNNNNNNNNNNNNNNNNNNNNNNNNNNNNNNNNNNNNNNNNNNNNNNNNNNNNNNNNNNNNNNNNNNNNNNNNNNNNNNNNNNNNNNNNNNNNNNNNNNNNNNNNNNNNNNNNNNNNNNNNNNNNNNNNNNNNNNNNNNNNNNNNNNNNNNNNNNNNNNNNNNNNNNNNNNNNNNNNNNNNNNNNNNNNNNNNNNNNNNNNNNNNNNNNNNNNNNNNNNNNNNNNNNNNNNNNNNNNNNNNNNNNNNNNNNNNNNNNNNNNNNNNNNNNNNNNNNNNNNNNNNNNNNNNNNNNNNNNNNNNNNNNNNNNNNNNNNNNNNNNNNNNNNNNNNNNNNNNaaaaaaaaaaaaaaaaaaaaaagacaaattgagaatatatatgtatttatgtggttAGCAGTTTCTAAGTAAGTAGGTggtacttttatttaaattatatttgaggGAACATTTTATGTCAAAGCACTTTTGATTTACTAAAGGTGTTCCAACTC
This genomic window from Mastomys coucha isolate ucsf_1 unplaced genomic scaffold, UCSF_Mcou_1 pScaffold12, whole genome shotgun sequence contains:
- the Znf174 gene encoding zinc finger protein 174; protein product: MAAKMEITLRTHTENSDKQDRHIIMKLEEKRGPPQQKAYPDPELSRQSFRRFCYQEVSGPQEALSCLQQLCKQWLQPELHTKEQILELLVMEQFLVILPPEIQAQVWHQYPKSSREIVTLVEDLHRASKKPKQWVTVCMQGQKVLLEKTGAQLVEQELRDFQPQAPRRDIQENSLEEPSWGGSHEQLSPHHWEKSLLQEPVLRLTETESSRMRGDKENPQQERARHGRPKGGTLHSPQPGGVTASDARLLQWQVRAPQSPKSLAHYQRHCRELEHISSPLRGHPLRELKKSRGGRRSLSSLLQHLGHQAAHLAKKPYSCDDCEKSFLWNSELKRHRRVHTGERPYICGECGNCFGRQSTLKLHQRIHTGEKPYQCGHCGKCFRQSSNLHQHHRLHHGN